A stretch of the Dyella telluris genome encodes the following:
- a CDS encoding efflux RND transporter periplasmic adaptor subunit — MKSTSLRTPLLCLGLLSLAACGKGKEQGPAQMPPPEVGVVKAQSQSTPLTKDLVGRVSAYRSADVRARVAGVLLKRVYQEGTDVKQGQVLFEIDPAVYQAALSSAQANLAAGQATYVNYHNVADRYRKLRPQNYISQSDLDAAEANERSSAASVKQLQAAVESAKINLGYTRVTSPIDGRAGQQQVTEGAIVGAGAADTGSSSTLLTTVDQLDPLYVNFTVSSADLDRLRAAQSAGNVSLSDQGKTSIKVTLPDGSKYDQNGVLDFSGATVDPTTGAVNLRAQLANPQRRLLPGTYVTLTANLGEQHNVFLIPQEGVLRDVTGAYSLVVGADGNVARKNVAAENLGGGNWIVTSGLSSGDQVIVSGLQTVQPGKPAKATPWQPGPKNGAQGQPAPAGKQ, encoded by the coding sequence ATGAAGTCCACGTCATTGCGCACACCCCTGCTGTGCCTTGGCCTGCTCTCCCTGGCCGCCTGTGGTAAAGGCAAGGAACAAGGCCCCGCGCAGATGCCTCCGCCGGAAGTTGGTGTGGTGAAGGCCCAGTCGCAGAGCACGCCGCTGACCAAGGACCTGGTGGGCCGCGTGTCCGCCTATCGCAGCGCCGACGTGCGTGCGCGCGTCGCGGGCGTGCTGCTCAAGCGCGTCTATCAGGAAGGCACCGACGTGAAGCAGGGCCAGGTCCTGTTCGAGATCGACCCGGCCGTGTACCAGGCCGCGCTGAGCTCGGCCCAGGCCAACCTGGCCGCCGGCCAGGCGACCTATGTGAACTACCACAACGTGGCTGACCGCTATCGCAAGCTGCGCCCGCAGAACTACATCTCGCAGTCCGACCTGGATGCTGCCGAGGCCAACGAGCGCAGCAGCGCCGCATCCGTGAAGCAGCTGCAGGCAGCGGTGGAAAGCGCCAAGATCAACCTCGGCTACACCCGCGTGACCTCGCCCATCGATGGCCGCGCCGGCCAGCAGCAGGTCACCGAAGGCGCCATCGTCGGCGCCGGCGCCGCCGATACCGGCTCCAGCTCGACCCTGCTGACCACGGTGGACCAGCTCGATCCGCTGTACGTGAACTTCACCGTCAGCTCCGCCGACCTGGATCGCCTGCGCGCCGCACAGTCCGCCGGCAACGTATCGCTGTCGGACCAGGGCAAGACCTCGATCAAGGTCACCCTGCCCGATGGCAGCAAGTACGACCAGAACGGCGTGCTGGACTTCTCCGGCGCCACGGTGGACCCCACCACCGGTGCGGTGAACCTGCGCGCCCAGCTGGCCAACCCGCAGCGCCGCCTGCTGCCGGGCACCTACGTCACCCTCACGGCCAACCTCGGCGAGCAGCACAACGTGTTCCTGATCCCGCAGGAAGGCGTGCTGCGCGATGTGACAGGCGCCTATTCGCTGGTGGTCGGCGCCGACGGCAACGTCGCACGCAAGAACGTCGCCGCGGAGAACCTGGGCGGCGGCAATTGGATCGTCACCAGTGGCCTGAGCTCAGGCGACCAGGTGATCGTGTCCGGCCTGCAGACGGTGCAGCCCGGCAAGCCGGCCAAGGCCACGCCGTGGCAGCCGGGCCCGAAGAACGGCGCGCAGGGGCAACCGGCTCCGGCCGGTAAGCAGTAA
- a CDS encoding multidrug efflux RND transporter permease subunit — MPSFFIDRPIFAWVVAILITLVGAISVLNMGIESYPNIAPPQVVVSATYPGANADTMEKNVTQVIEQQLTGIDHLLYFSSSSNSNGTTTITLSFETGTDPDIAQVQVQNKVQLAQPRLPTAVTQQGVVVAKSNPDFLMFVSLVSSNPDIDGNRLADIIASQVADQVGRIPGVGATRLIGAEYGVRIWLNPDKMQGYGLAANQVVAAVAAQNVQFAAGSLGADPSPKDQGFTATVSAEGRFSTPEEFGAIILRANNDGTVVKLSDVARIDFGPQSYGLAATWNGQQVGGLGVQLLPGANALDVADAVKAKMAELSRDFPEGVTWFAPYDTTPFVKISIEEVVHTLVEAIILVFLVMLIFLQNFRATVIPTLVIPVALLGTFIGLVALGFTINQLTLFGMVLAIGIVVDDAIVVIENVERIMTEEGLSPKEATRKAMGQITGAVVAITVVLAAVFVPSALQPGASGVIYKQFALTIAVSMGFSAFLALSFTPALCATILKPTHEHKKNVIYRGFNNIFDKVTHTYSGHIGSAARHAPRWMLVFVLVAGLAGLLYTRLPTSFVPNEDQGFALAIVNLPPGATLHRTQEVMAEMRERLKKSPLNDDVVGMYQISGFSFIGQSESTGMAFIKLKDWKERDITADELIMKANGVFHGIRDAQIFVVNLPTIRGLSQFGGIDMYLQARAGQSHGELMQAMATVVGKAAGNKALFGVRPNSLPDAPQWDLKVDRVQAQAMGMSVSDVYTAIQLMLAPVYVNDFVYAGRVKRVYLQADQAYRMGPDALQHIYTPSSLSSGSASTSTYASTVNPYNMIPVSSVVKTNWDMGSPALTRYNGYAAVEIVGNEAPGFSTGQAMSALQGIVDNDLPKGYGADWTGQSYQEILAGNSATLLMVLSIVIVFLCLAALYESWSIPVAVLLVVPLGLLGTVVFSMLRGLPNDMYFKIGLITVIGLAAKNAILIVEFAVEQQQAGHSLFQSVVTASRLRLRPILMTSMAFILGVFPLAISTGAGANSRHSIGTGVIGGMFFATFLGLLLIPVFYVTVRRLLGDKLDEASNTIRQAHGSAAEDSHGGTPPQGGGGTTQGPMQPFDSDPRRGA; from the coding sequence ATGCCGAGTTTCTTTATTGACCGCCCCATCTTCGCGTGGGTGGTAGCCATCCTGATCACTCTGGTGGGCGCCATCTCCGTGTTGAACATGGGTATCGAGTCGTACCCGAACATCGCGCCTCCGCAGGTGGTGGTGTCGGCGACCTATCCCGGCGCCAACGCCGACACGATGGAGAAGAACGTCACCCAGGTGATCGAGCAGCAGCTGACGGGTATCGACCACCTGCTGTACTTCAGCTCGTCGTCGAACTCCAACGGCACCACCACGATCACACTGAGCTTCGAAACGGGTACCGACCCGGACATCGCCCAGGTGCAGGTGCAGAACAAGGTGCAGCTGGCCCAGCCGCGCCTGCCTACCGCCGTGACCCAGCAGGGCGTGGTGGTGGCCAAGAGCAACCCTGACTTCCTGATGTTCGTGTCACTGGTGTCCAGCAACCCGGACATCGATGGCAATCGCCTGGCCGACATCATCGCCTCGCAGGTCGCCGATCAGGTTGGCCGTATCCCCGGCGTGGGCGCCACCCGCCTGATCGGCGCCGAGTACGGCGTGCGCATCTGGCTGAACCCGGACAAGATGCAGGGCTATGGCCTTGCCGCCAACCAGGTCGTCGCCGCCGTGGCGGCGCAGAACGTGCAGTTCGCCGCCGGCTCGCTGGGCGCCGACCCGTCCCCGAAGGACCAGGGCTTTACCGCCACGGTGTCCGCCGAGGGTCGTTTCTCCACGCCTGAGGAGTTCGGCGCCATCATCCTGCGCGCCAACAACGACGGCACCGTGGTCAAGCTGAGCGACGTGGCCCGCATCGACTTCGGTCCGCAGAGCTACGGCCTGGCCGCCACGTGGAATGGTCAGCAGGTGGGCGGCCTGGGCGTGCAGCTGCTGCCGGGCGCCAACGCGCTCGACGTAGCCGATGCGGTGAAGGCCAAGATGGCCGAGCTTTCGAGGGACTTCCCCGAAGGCGTCACCTGGTTCGCACCGTACGACACCACCCCGTTCGTGAAGATCTCCATCGAGGAAGTGGTGCACACGCTGGTGGAGGCCATCATCCTGGTCTTCCTGGTGATGCTGATCTTCCTGCAGAACTTCCGTGCCACGGTGATCCCCACCCTAGTGATCCCGGTGGCGCTGCTGGGTACCTTCATCGGCCTGGTGGCCCTGGGCTTCACCATCAACCAGCTGACCCTGTTCGGCATGGTGCTGGCCATCGGTATCGTGGTGGACGACGCGATCGTGGTGATCGAGAACGTCGAGCGCATCATGACCGAGGAAGGTCTGTCGCCGAAGGAAGCCACGCGCAAGGCGATGGGCCAGATCACCGGTGCAGTGGTGGCCATTACCGTGGTGCTCGCGGCGGTGTTCGTGCCCTCGGCCTTGCAGCCGGGCGCCTCGGGCGTGATCTACAAGCAGTTCGCGCTGACCATTGCCGTGTCGATGGGCTTCTCGGCGTTCCTTGCACTGTCGTTCACGCCGGCGCTGTGCGCCACCATCCTGAAGCCGACGCACGAGCACAAAAAGAACGTCATCTACCGCGGCTTCAACAACATCTTCGACAAGGTCACGCACACCTACAGCGGTCACATCGGCAGCGCAGCTCGCCATGCGCCCCGCTGGATGCTGGTGTTCGTGCTGGTTGCTGGCCTGGCCGGCCTGTTGTACACGCGCCTGCCGACCAGCTTCGTGCCCAACGAAGACCAGGGCTTTGCCCTCGCCATCGTCAACCTGCCGCCGGGTGCCACCCTGCACCGCACGCAGGAGGTGATGGCCGAGATGCGTGAGCGCCTCAAGAAGAGTCCGCTCAACGACGACGTCGTCGGCATGTACCAGATCAGCGGCTTCAGCTTCATCGGCCAGAGCGAAAGCACCGGCATGGCCTTCATCAAGTTGAAGGACTGGAAGGAGCGCGACATCACCGCCGACGAGCTGATCATGAAGGCCAACGGCGTGTTCCACGGCATCCGCGATGCGCAGATCTTCGTGGTGAACCTGCCGACCATCCGTGGCCTCAGCCAGTTCGGCGGTATCGACATGTACCTGCAGGCCCGCGCCGGCCAGTCGCATGGCGAGCTGATGCAGGCCATGGCGACCGTGGTGGGCAAGGCCGCCGGCAACAAGGCACTGTTCGGCGTGCGCCCGAACTCGCTGCCCGATGCGCCGCAGTGGGACCTGAAGGTGGACCGCGTGCAGGCTCAGGCCATGGGCATGTCGGTGAGCGATGTGTACACCGCCATCCAGCTGATGCTGGCGCCGGTGTATGTCAACGACTTCGTCTATGCCGGCCGCGTGAAGCGCGTGTACCTGCAGGCGGACCAGGCCTACCGCATGGGCCCGGATGCGTTGCAGCACATCTACACGCCCAGCAGCCTGTCCTCGGGTAGTGCGTCCACGTCGACGTATGCGTCCACGGTCAACCCGTACAACATGATCCCGGTTTCCAGCGTGGTGAAGACCAACTGGGATATGGGCTCCCCTGCCCTTACCCGCTACAACGGCTACGCCGCCGTGGAAATCGTCGGTAACGAAGCGCCGGGCTTCTCCACCGGTCAGGCCATGAGCGCCCTGCAGGGCATCGTGGACAACGACCTGCCCAAGGGCTACGGCGCGGACTGGACGGGTCAGTCGTACCAGGAAATCCTGGCCGGCAACTCGGCAACGCTGTTGATGGTGCTGTCGATCGTGATCGTGTTCCTTTGCCTTGCCGCACTGTACGAGAGCTGGTCGATTCCGGTCGCCGTGCTGCTGGTGGTGCCGCTGGGTCTGCTGGGTACGGTCGTGTTCTCGATGTTGCGCGGCCTGCCGAACGACATGTACTTCAAGATCGGCCTGATCACGGTGATCGGTCTGGCAGCGAAGAACGCGATTCTGATCGTGGAGTTCGCAGTGGAGCAGCAGCAGGCTGGGCACTCGTTGTTCCAGTCGGTGGTCACGGCATCCCGCCTGCGACTGCGCCCGATCCTGATGACCTCGATGGCGTTCATCCTGGGCGTGTTCCCGCTGGCCATCTCGACCGGCGCCGGCGCCAACTCCCGTCACTCCATCGGTACGGGCGTGATCGGCGGCATGTTCTTCGCCACGTTCCTGGGTCTGCTGCTGATCCCGGTGTTCTACGTGACGGTGCGTCGCCTACTCGGCGACAAGCTGGATGAGGCATCGAACACCATCCGCCAGGCCCATGGCAGCGCTGCCGAAGACAGCCACGGCGGCACCCCGCCGCAGGGCGGTGGCGGCACCACGCAGGGCCCGATGCAGCCGTTCGATTCGGATCCGCGCCGCGGCGCGTAA